A part of Campylobacter ureolyticus ACS-301-V-Sch3b genomic DNA contains:
- a CDS encoding LL-diaminopimelate aminotransferase — MFDEIRFNKIERLPNYVFAQINEIKMKARHEGKDIIDFSMGNPDGRTPQHIIDKLCESANKDKTHGYSVSQGIYKLRLACASWYKRKFNVTLDPDKEIVATMGSKEGFVHLTTAIINPGDVAIVPNPAYPIHTQAFIIAGGNVVKMPLVYGEDFFLDEDKFFKDLEQTFEESIPKPKYVVVNFPHNPTTAVVNLSFYKRLVKMAKEKRFYIISDIAYAELSFGGYKTPSILEVEGAKDVAVEFYTLSKTYNMAGWRVGFMCGNQKLVAALKKIKSWFDYGMFTPIQVAATIALDGDQSCIDEIRLKYEKRRDFLIKSFENASWEIKKPVASMFVWAKIPEKFSKIKSLEFSKKLLEEANVAVSPGSGFGSGGDQFVRIALIENENRIKQAAKNIKNFLKGNE, encoded by the coding sequence ATGTTTGATGAAATTCGTTTTAATAAAATAGAACGCCTTCCAAATTATGTTTTTGCTCAAATAAATGAAATAAAAATGAAAGCAAGACACGAGGGTAAAGATATAATCGACTTTTCTATGGGAAATCCCGATGGAAGAACTCCACAACACATCATTGATAAATTGTGCGAAAGCGCAAACAAAGACAAAACTCATGGATATTCTGTTTCTCAAGGAATTTATAAATTAAGACTAGCATGTGCTTCTTGGTATAAAAGGAAATTTAATGTCACTCTTGATCCAGATAAAGAAATAGTTGCAACCATGGGAAGTAAAGAGGGATTTGTTCACTTAACAACAGCTATTATAAATCCTGGTGATGTAGCTATAGTGCCTAATCCTGCATACCCTATACATACTCAAGCTTTCATAATAGCTGGTGGAAATGTTGTAAAAATGCCACTGGTTTATGGGGAGGATTTCTTTTTAGATGAAGATAAATTTTTTAAAGACCTAGAGCAAACTTTTGAAGAAAGCATTCCAAAACCAAAATATGTAGTTGTAAATTTTCCTCATAACCCAACAACTGCAGTTGTAAATTTGAGTTTTTACAAACGTCTTGTAAAAATGGCAAAAGAAAAAAGATTTTATATAATTAGTGATATTGCTTATGCTGAACTTTCTTTTGGTGGATATAAAACCCCATCTATACTAGAGGTCGAGGGAGCAAAAGATGTAGCAGTTGAATTTTATACACTATCAAAAACTTATAATATGGCAGGCTGGAGAGTTGGTTTTATGTGTGGAAACCAAAAACTAGTAGCAGCTTTAAAAAAGATAAAATCATGGTTTGACTATGGCATGTTTACACCTATTCAAGTTGCAGCTACAATCGCACTTGATGGAGATCAAAGTTGTATTGATGAGATAAGATTAAAATATGAAAAAAGAAGAGATTTTTTAATAAAATCTTTTGAAAATGCCTCTTGGGAGATTAAAAAACCAGTTGCCTCTATGTTTGTTTGGGCAAAAATTCCAGAAAAATTTTCAAAAATAAAAAGTCTTGAGTTTAGCAAAAAACTGCTTGAAGAGGCAAATGTTGCGGTAAGTCCTGGAAGTGGTTTTGGAAGTGGTGGAGATCAGTTTGTAAGAATTGCTTTAATAGAAAATGAAAACCGAATCAAACAAGCAGCAAAAAATATAAAAAATTTCTTAAAAGGAAATGAATGA